A single region of the Salicibibacter cibi genome encodes:
- a CDS encoding YggS family pyridoxal phosphate-dependent enzyme yields MNIKENYESIMARVSAACARAGRSSEDVIVMAVTKYVSAERVEKSIAAGVKHFGESRNDGLLEKKHAIKAPVYWHFVGRLQSRKVKEIVHECDVIHSLDRASLAKEIHKRYQGETPIDCLVQVNVSGEETKAGVTPDKLENFVRSLETYEHIRVTGLMTMAPHAKNPEDVRPYFRQLRKLRDDIKRLQLPHAPCHHLSMGMSNDFEQAVEEGATMIRLGTSLVGNETGREA; encoded by the coding sequence ATGAACATCAAGGAAAATTATGAATCGATCATGGCGAGGGTGTCTGCGGCTTGTGCACGCGCAGGGCGAAGCTCGGAAGATGTCATCGTTATGGCCGTAACGAAATACGTATCGGCCGAACGTGTGGAAAAATCGATAGCCGCGGGAGTGAAACATTTTGGCGAAAGCCGGAACGACGGTTTGCTGGAAAAAAAACATGCCATAAAAGCTCCCGTATACTGGCATTTTGTCGGGCGTTTGCAAAGCCGGAAAGTGAAAGAAATCGTCCATGAGTGTGACGTGATCCATTCCCTCGATCGCGCGTCCTTAGCGAAAGAAATTCATAAACGTTATCAAGGGGAAACACCGATTGATTGTTTGGTCCAGGTAAATGTTTCCGGAGAGGAAACAAAGGCGGGGGTAACCCCCGATAAATTGGAAAATTTCGTGCGCTCCCTCGAAACTTATGAACACATTCGCGTGACGGGATTAATGACGATGGCTCCGCATGCGAAAAACCCGGAAGACGTACGCCCTTATTTTCGGCAATTGCGTAAGCTTCGCGACGATATCAAACGTTTGCAATTGCCTCATGCCCCTTGTCATCATTTGTCCATGGGGATGTCCAATGATTTTGAACAGGCGGTGGAGGAAGGCGCCAC
- the pgeF gene encoding peptidoglycan editing factor PgeF: MIREPFALHPTKTLLEHRGLEQVRAGFTTRLGGISREPYNEANYGLHVGDDPEQVMANRKQLASTLDISLADAVFAEQVHGGAVRKVDETDGGRGGFTLADTVPDADGLYTTTKNLWLMSLYADCVPLYFYTRGQTIVGIAHAGWKGTAANIGGEMVRLWREWEGILAEDIYVSIGPSIGKAAYEVDDKVVSALRGILPYGKEPWTQNGSGAYHLDLKEANALLLEKAGIKRAHMYTSNACTYENEELFFSHRRDSGKTGRMMAYIGLMNARSENG, from the coding sequence ATGATTAGAGAACCTTTTGCCTTACACCCAACGAAAACATTGCTTGAGCATCGCGGCTTAGAACAGGTGCGTGCCGGGTTTACCACACGGCTCGGCGGCATCAGCCGTGAACCATATAATGAGGCGAATTACGGCCTTCATGTCGGAGATGATCCCGAACAAGTCATGGCTAACCGCAAGCAACTTGCCAGTACCCTCGATATTTCGCTTGCGGATGCGGTGTTCGCCGAGCAAGTGCATGGCGGCGCGGTCCGGAAGGTTGATGAAACCGACGGTGGCCGCGGCGGCTTTACCCTTGCCGATACGGTTCCCGATGCGGATGGCCTGTATACGACAACGAAAAACCTGTGGTTAATGAGTTTATACGCCGATTGTGTTCCGCTTTATTTTTATACCCGCGGACAAACGATCGTGGGCATCGCCCATGCCGGTTGGAAAGGGACCGCTGCAAATATCGGGGGCGAGATGGTCAGGCTGTGGAGAGAATGGGAAGGAATCCTCGCCGAAGACATCTATGTGTCGATCGGTCCGTCCATCGGAAAGGCAGCTTACGAAGTGGACGACAAGGTGGTCTCTGCACTGAGGGGAATATTGCCATATGGAAAAGAACCGTGGACACAAAACGGATCCGGAGCCTATCACTTGGATTTAAAAGAAGCAAACGCGCTGTTGCTGGAAAAAGCAGGCATTAAACGCGCGCATATGTATACAAGCAACGCATGCACCTATGAAAACGAAGAACTATTTTTTTCACATCGGCGTGATTCCGGAAAAACCGGTCGCATGATGGCCTATATAGGGTTGATGAACGCGAGGAGTGAAAATGGTTAG
- a CDS encoding YlmC/YmxH family sporulation protein: MLKISDLQSKEVVNVQTGKRLGSLGDVDINLTTGNIESLIITGSGRLLGMFGRDDELIVPWTQIAKIGTDVILVYVHGTETSSFQ; the protein is encoded by the coding sequence ATGTTGAAAATCAGTGATCTGCAATCAAAAGAAGTGGTGAACGTACAAACGGGCAAAAGATTGGGTTCGCTTGGAGATGTGGACATTAATTTGACGACCGGGAACATAGAATCCTTGATCATTACCGGGTCGGGACGGTTGTTGGGGATGTTCGGACGCGATGATGAATTGATTGTTCCCTGGACTCAAATCGCAAAAATCGGAACCGATGTCATCCTCGTTTATGTACATGGGACGGAAACGTCGAGTTTTCAATAA
- the sigG gene encoding RNA polymerase sporulation sigma factor SigG, with translation MTRNKVEICGVDTSKLPVLKNNEMRVLFERLQSGDETARETLVNGNLRLVLSVIQRFNNRGEFVDDLFQVGCIGLMKSIDNFDLSHNVKFSTYAVPMIIGEIRRYLRDNNPIRVSRSLRDTAYKALQVRDRLMSEKNRATEPTVQEIAKELDTPKEDVVFALDAIQDPVSLFEPIYNDGGDPIYVMDQVSDEKVSDTSWVEHIALQEAMIRLNDREKKILDMRFFQGKTQMEVAEEIGISQAQVSRLEKAAVQQMNKHSQ, from the coding sequence ATGACACGCAACAAAGTAGAGATCTGCGGTGTGGACACATCGAAGCTGCCCGTTTTGAAAAATAATGAAATGCGAGTGTTATTCGAACGCCTGCAATCCGGTGATGAAACAGCAAGAGAGACATTGGTGAATGGAAACTTGCGACTCGTCCTTAGCGTCATTCAACGTTTCAATAATCGAGGTGAGTTTGTTGATGATTTATTTCAAGTTGGCTGTATCGGCTTGATGAAAAGCATTGATAATTTCGATCTCAGCCATAACGTGAAATTTTCTACTTATGCCGTGCCTATGATTATTGGTGAAATTCGCCGTTACTTACGCGATAACAATCCGATCAGGGTCTCCCGTTCTCTTCGCGATACGGCGTACAAAGCATTGCAAGTTCGCGACCGTCTCATGTCGGAAAAAAACCGGGCAACGGAACCGACCGTTCAGGAAATTGCAAAAGAGCTTGACACGCCGAAAGAAGACGTCGTTTTTGCTCTTGATGCCATTCAAGATCCGGTTTCGTTGTTTGAACCGATCTACAACGATGGCGGGGATCCGATCTATGTCATGGACCAAGTAAGCGATGAAAAAGTAAGCGATACATCTTGGGTCGAACATATTGCTTTGCAGGAAGCGATGATTCGACTTAATGACCGCGAGAAAAAAATACTCGACATGCGTTTTTTTCAAGGGAAAACGCAAATGGAAGTTGCCGAAGAAATCGGGATTTCCCAAGCCCAAGTATCCCGGCTGGAAAAGGCAGCCGTTCAACAAATGAACAAACATAGCCAATAA
- the sigE gene encoding RNA polymerase sporulation sigma factor SigE yields MHFLKRWYKILAFFGIKSDSIYYIGGSEALPPPLSKEEEADLLAKLPDGDEEVRGILIERNLRLVVYIARKFENTGINIEDLISIGTIGLIKGVNTFNPEKKIKLATYASRCIENEILMYLRRNNKTRFEISFDEPLNVDWDGNELLLSDVMGTEEDIITRGIEDKVDKSLLRRALKTLNPREKQIMELRFGLAGQKEKTQKDVADMLGISQSYISRLEKRIIRRLKKEFNKMV; encoded by the coding sequence ATGCACTTTTTGAAACGCTGGTATAAAATCCTTGCCTTTTTCGGCATTAAATCGGACAGCATTTATTATATCGGTGGGAGCGAGGCTTTGCCACCGCCGCTTTCAAAAGAAGAGGAAGCGGACCTACTTGCCAAACTGCCGGATGGAGACGAGGAAGTGCGCGGCATTTTGATCGAGCGCAACCTCCGGCTCGTTGTTTACATTGCCCGTAAATTTGAGAACACCGGCATTAATATTGAAGATTTGATTAGCATTGGAACGATCGGTCTCATCAAAGGGGTCAACACATTTAATCCGGAAAAAAAGATAAAGTTGGCCACTTACGCCTCACGCTGTATTGAAAATGAGATTTTGATGTATTTGCGAAGGAACAATAAAACACGCTTTGAAATTTCTTTTGATGAACCGCTAAATGTCGATTGGGACGGCAATGAGTTGCTACTCTCGGATGTGATGGGGACGGAAGAAGACATCATCACCCGGGGCATCGAGGATAAAGTCGATAAATCCCTGCTGCGGCGGGCACTAAAGACGCTCAATCCCCGGGAAAAACAAATCATGGAACTTCGGTTTGGGCTTGCCGGCCAGAAGGAAAAAACACAAAAAGATGTGGCAGATATGCTCGGGATCTCACAATCTTACATTTCCCGGCTGGAAAAACGCATTATTCGCAGACTGAAAAAAGAATTTAATAAAATGGTGTAA
- a CDS encoding sigma-E processing peptidase SpoIIGA — protein MTLYIDIIYALNTVVTVSLLYMTAKWIGYHVKKKRLFIAAACSGLPLFMWLTAYGELLLHPFAQAIICMVTILLAFGFQTFTRFAKAVLLFYFISWLTGGVVMAMAMFWQTSELLETWRSSARWVLFDDMHGLLVLSALPVVILFAELSKRVLKQEKKTAAQFADVIIKMDDRAETIKATTLIDTGNHLRDPISRAPVLLAEIALFQSQFAEEEWKETLEWLDSEGKKGKLKWEARMKLIPYRTVGRDHGFIFAVSAAEVVIIVDGERQDHKNVLIGFENRALSAEGRFQCITPPDLLPNTANFNTAS, from the coding sequence TTGACGCTGTACATAGATATCATCTATGCATTGAACACGGTCGTGACTGTCAGTTTGCTTTATATGACCGCTAAATGGATCGGTTATCACGTAAAAAAAAAGCGGCTGTTTATCGCCGCAGCCTGTTCAGGGCTCCCGTTGTTTATGTGGCTAACTGCTTACGGAGAGCTTTTGTTGCATCCGTTCGCACAAGCGATCATTTGCATGGTTACGATTTTGCTGGCGTTCGGTTTTCAAACATTTACTCGCTTCGCAAAAGCCGTCTTATTGTTTTATTTTATCTCCTGGCTGACAGGCGGTGTCGTTATGGCCATGGCAATGTTTTGGCAAACGTCTGAACTTTTGGAAACGTGGCGTTCTTCTGCCCGTTGGGTACTGTTTGATGATATGCACGGACTGCTCGTCTTATCCGCGCTACCGGTCGTTATCCTTTTTGCCGAATTAAGCAAGCGCGTGCTTAAACAGGAAAAGAAAACGGCTGCCCAGTTTGCGGATGTGATCATCAAAATGGATGACCGGGCGGAGACAATCAAGGCAACGACCCTTATCGATACCGGCAATCATTTACGCGATCCCATCTCCAGGGCTCCTGTTTTGTTAGCCGAGATTGCGTTGTTTCAATCACAGTTTGCAGAAGAGGAGTGGAAAGAAACGCTCGAATGGCTCGATTCAGAGGGAAAGAAGGGAAAATTGAAATGGGAAGCGCGGATGAAATTGATTCCGTATCGCACCGTCGGCCGTGATCACGGCTTTATCTTCGCTGTTTCTGCGGCTGAAGTCGTCATTATTGTCGACGGCGAGCGGCAGGACCATAAAAACGTGTTGATCGGATTTGAAAATCGTGCGCTTTCTGCAGAAGGACGTTTTCAATGTATAACACCTCCCGACTTGCTTCCAAATACAGCGAACTTTAATACTGCATCGTAA